One genomic segment of Catalinimonas alkaloidigena includes these proteins:
- a CDS encoding AraC family transcriptional regulator, whose product MITTSKRDGFQGEQSITLPSSVRNQIKSNPLISDLFITDIGFYPHARFHFRKRNHGSRENILIYVTNGSGEVRIKDESFYLSKNDYIIIPKNIAHQYSTKEKDAWTIYWVHFDGTKAEFLKNSFGKRISLQAHHTPNDNFRVNMFMELIHTLSMGYVKSHLEYVNLSFQQLLASFLYPDQFMQHLNVLGADVISKNITYMKENVEKALSLKDLADQAGLSIAHYSKLFTQKTGFSPIDHFIQLKIQHACKLLDISQLYIKEVAHKVGYQDPYYFSRIFKKVMQMSPLEYKKRDRQ is encoded by the coding sequence ATGATCACAACCAGCAAGAGAGATGGGTTTCAAGGAGAGCAAAGTATTACACTACCAAGCTCGGTACGTAACCAAATAAAATCTAACCCCCTTATAAGTGATTTATTTATTACTGATATTGGCTTTTATCCTCACGCTCGTTTTCATTTTCGCAAAAGGAATCATGGATCAAGAGAAAACATTCTCATATATGTAACCAACGGAAGTGGCGAAGTACGTATTAAAGATGAGAGTTTTTACCTTTCAAAGAACGATTATATTATCATTCCCAAAAATATAGCCCATCAGTATAGCACAAAAGAAAAGGATGCATGGACTATTTACTGGGTACATTTTGACGGAACCAAGGCAGAGTTTCTAAAAAACAGCTTTGGGAAAAGAATTTCCCTTCAGGCACATCATACACCCAACGATAACTTCAGAGTTAATATGTTTATGGAGCTCATCCACACCTTATCTATGGGATATGTAAAATCTCATCTAGAATATGTTAACCTGAGCTTTCAGCAGTTATTGGCTTCATTTCTATATCCTGACCAATTTATGCAGCATCTGAATGTGCTAGGTGCTGATGTCATTTCTAAGAACATCACTTATATGAAAGAGAATGTTGAAAAGGCACTTTCTCTCAAAGATTTGGCTGATCAGGCAGGCTTGTCAATCGCTCATTATTCTAAATTGTTCACTCAGAAAACGGGTTTCTCACCCATTGATCATTTTATACAATTAAAAATTCAGCATGCCTGTAAACTGCTAGATATATCTCAGCTTTATATAAAGGAGGTAGCCCATAAAGTGGGATATCAGGACCCTTACTATTTTTCCAGAATATTTAAAAAGGTAATGCAGATGTCTCCTCTGGAATATAAAAAAAGAGATAGGCAATAA
- a CDS encoding SusC/RagA family TonB-linked outer membrane protein — protein sequence MNGTVTDLEENSALPGVNVLVKGSTTGTVTDVDGNYTLTVPAGSNTLVFSSVGYETAEVEINGRNTINIDLAPDLQSLSEVVVVGYGTVKKSDLTGSVASIQGESIKEFPVSSIDQGIQARAPGVQVTQASAAPGGGVSVRIRGSNSINSGSEPLYVIDGFPIYPDNSAYGVGGSRQPSNIMSTINPNDIASIEILKDASATSIYGSRGSNGVVLITTKRGKAGESKIDYDGSYSVQTIANKIDVLNGGEFATYLNTLEQSQGGAPIYSQAEIDAIGEGTNWLDEVTRPGSIQSHQLSFTGGSEKMRYAVIGNYFDNEGIIENTNFSRYGIRLNLDNSALNDRLTISNSWSFNRTNSNNAPTDQGGPGGIIITALGLDPSIPVRNDDGTYALASYDGRFLTNPLQELEYVTDSDINNRVLGNTGFTFKIIEGLSFKTSIGADILNASRTTFYPVENSRLGRDRAGELTKANRNSINILNENILSYNRQFNEDHSINVVAGYTFQKEVNEGMSATNRGLSASSVDQATLGGGTDIQIPFSSRREWLLKSFLGRVNYNLMERYLFTFSFRRDGSSRFGAANKWANFPSVAFGWRVIEEEFFQNSGLSTAFSDLKLRTSWGITGNSEIPVYNSQANLNEYNYVFGGNLVLGLADARLSNPDLRWESTQMFNIGLDLSFLQNKLNLTADYFYNTTEDLLLYVTVPSSLGFSSILKNSGSLENKGFELGLNYIAIDRQDLRWDISGNISFLRNKITDLGSSTPFFSSSTSGHLGIDGSWVEAGNPIGVWRGYRYIGLFQTQEEIDNNPSRSGDQPGYPRYQDTNEDGAITPDDYIIMGDPNPDFTWGLTTTLNFKNFDFSLFLRGVEGSDVRNLQQSEIGDGVQKINQIASILTDSWTPDNPDASRPVIDGNRDFANSFRDSDYFIEDGSFLRVQNISLGYTLPVSNFIRNARFYVSAQNPLLFTNYSGFDPEVNNRGQNNLNRGDDYDAYPRSRTFTVGINLGL from the coding sequence GTGAATGGCACTGTTACCGATTTGGAAGAGAATTCAGCTTTACCAGGAGTAAATGTATTAGTAAAAGGTAGTACTACTGGTACCGTAACCGATGTTGATGGGAACTATACACTTACAGTACCCGCAGGTTCTAATACATTGGTTTTTTCATCAGTGGGTTATGAAACTGCTGAAGTTGAAATTAATGGGAGAAACACCATTAACATTGACTTGGCACCAGACCTACAGTCACTTTCAGAAGTTGTGGTGGTAGGTTATGGTACTGTTAAGAAAAGTGACCTAACAGGCTCAGTGGCTTCCATTCAGGGCGAATCAATAAAAGAGTTTCCTGTATCTTCTATTGATCAGGGCATTCAGGCCAGAGCGCCAGGCGTGCAGGTAACCCAGGCTTCTGCTGCTCCCGGCGGTGGGGTTTCTGTTAGAATCAGAGGTTCTAACTCTATTAACAGTGGCAGTGAGCCTTTGTACGTGATTGATGGTTTCCCCATTTATCCTGATAACAGCGCTTATGGCGTGGGAGGTAGCCGTCAGCCGTCCAATATCATGTCAACCATTAATCCTAATGATATTGCATCTATTGAGATACTGAAAGATGCCTCTGCCACATCTATATACGGTTCAAGGGGCTCTAACGGGGTAGTGCTGATCACCACCAAGAGGGGAAAAGCTGGCGAAAGTAAAATTGATTACGACGGCTCATACTCAGTTCAAACCATTGCCAATAAAATAGATGTACTGAATGGAGGTGAGTTTGCTACTTACCTCAATACCCTGGAACAAAGCCAGGGCGGAGCACCAATTTACAGTCAGGCTGAAATTGACGCTATTGGAGAAGGTACTAATTGGCTGGATGAAGTAACCCGGCCAGGAAGCATTCAAAGCCATCAGCTGAGTTTTACCGGCGGTAGCGAAAAAATGCGTTATGCAGTCATCGGAAACTATTTTGATAACGAGGGTATCATTGAGAATACTAATTTTTCCAGATACGGAATCAGGCTTAATCTGGACAATAGCGCACTGAATGATCGTTTAACGATCAGTAACAGCTGGTCATTTAACCGCACCAATTCCAATAACGCACCTACCGATCAGGGTGGCCCTGGGGGTATTATTATTACCGCTTTAGGTCTTGATCCCAGTATTCCAGTCAGAAATGATGATGGTACTTATGCTTTGGCATCATACGATGGCCGGTTCTTAACCAACCCACTGCAGGAACTGGAATATGTTACGGATAGTGATATAAACAATCGCGTTTTGGGAAACACCGGATTTACTTTTAAAATCATTGAGGGCTTAAGTTTCAAGACCAGTATAGGCGCTGATATACTTAACGCCAGCAGAACGACCTTCTATCCGGTGGAAAACTCTCGTTTGGGTAGAGACAGAGCCGGTGAGCTGACCAAAGCCAACCGTAATTCTATCAATATCCTGAATGAAAATATTCTCTCTTATAACAGGCAGTTCAATGAGGATCATAGCATTAATGTGGTAGCAGGTTATACCTTCCAAAAAGAAGTGAATGAAGGTATGAGTGCCACCAACCGAGGCCTATCAGCCAGTAGTGTTGATCAGGCTACGCTGGGAGGAGGGACGGATATCCAGATACCTTTTTCAAGCCGAAGAGAATGGTTACTGAAATCATTTCTGGGCAGGGTAAATTACAATCTGATGGAAAGGTATTTATTTACTTTCTCTTTCCGCCGTGATGGTTCCTCAAGGTTTGGTGCAGCTAACAAGTGGGCAAATTTCCCTTCTGTTGCTTTTGGCTGGAGAGTGATTGAAGAGGAGTTCTTCCAGAACTCCGGGCTGTCTACCGCCTTCAGTGACCTGAAGCTAAGAACAAGCTGGGGTATTACCGGTAACTCAGAGATTCCGGTATATAACTCACAGGCTAATCTGAATGAGTACAACTATGTGTTTGGAGGTAATCTGGTGTTAGGTCTTGCTGATGCCCGTTTATCCAACCCTGATCTCAGGTGGGAGTCTACCCAGATGTTTAACATAGGGCTGGATTTATCATTTTTACAAAATAAGTTAAACCTGACAGCAGACTATTTCTATAATACCACTGAAGACCTACTCCTATATGTGACGGTACCCAGCAGCCTGGGCTTCAGTTCAATTCTTAAAAACTCAGGCTCATTGGAAAACAAAGGTTTTGAGCTCGGGCTTAACTACATCGCCATTGACCGCCAGGATTTAAGATGGGACATTTCCGGTAATATTTCCTTCTTACGTAACAAGATCACTGATTTGGGAAGCAGCACACCATTTTTCTCCAGCTCTACCAGTGGTCACCTTGGTATTGATGGAAGCTGGGTAGAAGCCGGTAACCCTATCGGTGTGTGGAGAGGATATCGCTACATAGGACTTTTCCAGACGCAGGAAGAAATTGATAACAATCCTTCCCGCTCCGGTGACCAACCCGGATATCCCCGCTATCAGGATACCAATGAGGATGGGGCGATTACACCTGATGATTACATCATTATGGGAGATCCTAACCCTGACTTTACCTGGGGACTTACCACTACGCTCAACTTCAAAAACTTTGACTTTAGCTTATTTCTCAGAGGAGTTGAGGGTAGTGATGTGAGAAACCTGCAGCAATCTGAAATTGGTGATGGTGTGCAGAAAATCAACCAGATTGCCAGCATATTGACAGACTCCTGGACTCCGGACAATCCTGATGCTTCGCGTCCGGTCATTGATGGTAACCGTGATTTTGCCAATTCATTCAGGGACTCCGATTATTTTATAGAAGACGGAAGCTTTTTAAGAGTACAAAATATCTCTTTAGGGTATACCCTGCCCGTTTCCAATTTTATTCGCAATGCCAGGTTCTACGTAAGTGCACAAAATCCATTACTATTTACCAACTACTCTGGCTTTGACCCTGAAGTAAACAACAGAGGGCAAAATAACCTGAACCGGGGCGATGACTACGATGCTTACCCCCGTTCAAGGACATTTACTGTTGGTATTAATTTAGGGCTATAA
- a CDS encoding sugar porter family MFS transporter → MLVKEKFNFQYILAISLVSAMGGLLFGYDWVVIGGAKPFYERFFDITNQSSLQGWAVSCALIGCIVGAVSSGKVTDTFGRKLPLIFSALLFTVSAIGTGIADSLNSFIFYRMLGGVGIGLASTISPIYIAELAPTHYRGRLVSLNQLTIVIGILAAQIINFLIAEDIPEGSTNADIAASWNGQYGWRWMFWAEGIPALTFFILAFFIPESPRWLGKKMRWAEVNKILSKVGEKDYAEIEEREIRLSLEHKERQTQNVNIFSPNYRPILLIGIVLAAFQQWCGINVVFNYADEIFSAAGYSINDALFNIVITGVVNLVFTFVAIRTVDQWGRRKLLLFGSLGLAITYALLSLCYLMDIRGIFALSLVLIGIAIYAMSLAPVVWVVLSEIFPNRIRGIAMAIATTSLWVASFILTYTFPILNSSLGTYGTFLLYSAICLAGFVFVLRTLPETKNKTLEEIESDRQNKKLSI, encoded by the coding sequence ATGCTGGTCAAAGAAAAATTTAACTTTCAATACATACTCGCCATCTCTCTGGTATCTGCCATGGGAGGTTTGCTCTTTGGTTACGATTGGGTAGTGATAGGAGGGGCCAAACCTTTTTATGAAAGGTTTTTTGATATTACCAACCAATCCTCTCTACAGGGTTGGGCTGTTAGCTGTGCTTTAATAGGTTGTATCGTAGGGGCAGTCAGTTCCGGTAAAGTCACAGATACATTTGGGCGCAAGCTACCCCTTATCTTTTCTGCTTTACTATTCACTGTATCTGCCATTGGTACCGGTATAGCTGATAGTCTGAATAGTTTTATTTTTTACCGTATGCTTGGTGGGGTAGGAATTGGTTTGGCTTCAACAATCTCCCCCATTTACATTGCCGAGTTAGCGCCTACTCATTATCGTGGGCGGCTAGTATCGCTCAACCAGCTCACCATCGTGATTGGGATACTAGCAGCACAAATCATCAATTTCTTAATTGCGGAAGATATACCTGAGGGAAGCACCAACGCAGATATCGCCGCTTCCTGGAATGGACAATATGGTTGGAGGTGGATGTTTTGGGCTGAAGGTATTCCTGCACTCACTTTTTTCATACTGGCCTTTTTCATTCCTGAAAGCCCCCGCTGGCTGGGAAAAAAAATGCGATGGGCAGAAGTCAATAAAATACTATCAAAGGTTGGTGAAAAAGACTACGCGGAAATAGAAGAGAGGGAAATTCGCTTGTCTTTGGAACATAAAGAACGCCAGACTCAAAATGTAAACATTTTCAGTCCTAACTACCGTCCAATACTGTTGATAGGGATTGTCCTGGCTGCTTTTCAGCAATGGTGTGGTATCAATGTGGTTTTCAATTACGCTGATGAAATCTTCTCGGCTGCTGGGTATTCAATTAATGATGCCCTCTTCAATATTGTCATTACGGGAGTTGTTAATCTGGTATTTACTTTTGTGGCTATACGAACGGTAGACCAGTGGGGGCGTAGGAAACTACTACTTTTTGGCTCACTAGGATTGGCTATTACCTATGCCTTACTCAGCTTATGTTATCTGATGGATATCAGAGGAATATTTGCCTTATCCCTGGTATTGATAGGTATTGCTATTTATGCCATGTCACTGGCACCTGTGGTATGGGTGGTGCTTTCTGAGATATTCCCCAACCGCATCCGGGGCATTGCGATGGCTATTGCTACCACTTCACTTTGGGTAGCTTCTTTTATACTGACCTATACATTTCCTATACTCAATAGTAGTTTGGGGACATATGGGACTTTTTTACTCTATAGCGCAATCTGTCTGGCAGGATTTGTCTTCGTATTAAGAACACTACCCGAAACCAAGAATAAAACACTGGAAGAAATAGAATCGGATCGTCAAAATAAGAAACTGAGTATATAG
- a CDS encoding DUF5107 domain-containing protein: MMDPLQNINHSKDSVQSLEVKAWNESITIPTYPIGEAEKYPMFLEKRVYQGSSGVVYPYPVVEKIYDEKVEKNWNAVFLENEYLRIMILPELGGRVQMAYDKMKDRHFVYYNQVIKPALVGLTGPWISGGIEFNWPQHHRPTTYDPVDYTIVENKDGSKTVWVNEIERMFGTKGKAGFTLHPDKAYLEIKVDLYNRTPFPQTFLWWANPAVKANDDYQSVFPPDVHAVYDHGKRDVSSFPIARGTYYKVDYSKGVDISRYKNIPVPTSYMAVNSQYDFVGGYENETQAGLLHVSNHHVSPGKKQWTWGNGDFGKAWDRNLTDEDGPYIELMCGVFTDNQPDFSWLQPYEEKSFTQYFMPYQELGMVKNANQHAMLNLETEGEKACLKVYTTAFFPNTRLLLYAEEKLIWEDKYDFAPGTVYQQEISIHDSSTEELKVVILKENQRELISWKPEKSDKTEIPEAAKAALEPEQIDSNELLYLNGLHLEQYRHATYQPTDYYTEALRRDPSDVRNNIALGLWLMRRAQFKEAEQHFRKAIETLTLRNPNPYDGEAFYQLGICLKMQNRLQEAYDWLYKACWNAAWQNAAYFHLAQIDAQREDWEKALGHVEQSLIRNSHHHHARHLKLILLRKLGKLEGAISFATSSLKLDAFNLGALYEKYLVTKSSQLLDQFRSLIRNHSFNFAEFALDYAHAGCYEEATEILSLHQPAKDRPNPLLAYYKAWFAIKNEEVEAKSYYQEAGKQSPDFGFPNRLEEVLALQQALDINPQDYRAYYFLGNFYYAYRQHQQAILHWEKAAALGDDNPITYRNLALAYFNQLNQLEKALQFLEKAFGMDEGSARLLMELDQLYKRLNYDPQKRLSFLEKYPKLVDFRDDLYLERITLYNTLGKYKKAMELLNSRKFHPWEGGEGKVPGQYIYSRIGLAYQHFQQEQFEQAIVHLSEAQTYPENLGEGKLFGAQENDIFYWLGCAYDGLKEKEKAKDAWGKASVGLSEPEPAIFYNDQQPDKIFYQGLALLKLNRREEANCRFNKLISFAEQHYSQKVKIDYFAVSLPDLLLWEEDLQARNTLFCYYLMGLGHLGLGHTEQAIQYLQNAREIDVHHQGVHWHHLIASDNITKPHSV; encoded by the coding sequence ATGATGGACCCATTACAAAATATTAACCACTCAAAAGATTCTGTACAATCGCTAGAAGTAAAAGCCTGGAACGAATCAATCACCATTCCTACCTACCCTATTGGCGAAGCAGAAAAATATCCCATGTTTCTTGAAAAGAGGGTGTATCAGGGAAGTAGTGGTGTAGTCTATCCTTATCCGGTCGTTGAGAAAATCTATGACGAAAAAGTAGAAAAGAACTGGAATGCAGTTTTCTTGGAGAATGAGTATCTCAGGATCATGATTCTGCCTGAGCTAGGAGGAAGGGTACAGATGGCTTATGATAAAATGAAGGATCGTCATTTTGTTTATTACAATCAGGTTATCAAACCAGCTTTGGTAGGCCTGACTGGCCCCTGGATCTCAGGAGGTATTGAATTTAACTGGCCGCAGCATCATCGCCCTACTACTTACGATCCGGTAGACTATACTATAGTAGAAAATAAAGACGGGAGCAAAACCGTCTGGGTCAATGAAATAGAGCGTATGTTTGGTACCAAAGGAAAGGCAGGTTTTACGCTTCATCCAGACAAAGCTTATCTGGAAATCAAGGTTGATTTGTACAACCGTACTCCTTTTCCGCAAACCTTCCTCTGGTGGGCTAATCCGGCGGTCAAAGCCAATGATGACTATCAGTCGGTTTTCCCTCCCGATGTACATGCTGTTTATGACCACGGCAAGCGTGATGTTTCCAGCTTTCCTATCGCCAGAGGCACTTACTACAAAGTAGATTATTCCAAGGGTGTGGATATCTCTCGCTACAAAAATATTCCGGTGCCTACCTCTTATATGGCAGTCAACAGCCAGTATGATTTTGTAGGAGGCTACGAAAACGAAACCCAGGCGGGACTTTTACACGTGTCCAATCATCATGTGTCGCCCGGAAAGAAGCAGTGGACCTGGGGAAACGGAGATTTCGGTAAAGCCTGGGACCGTAACCTGACCGATGAAGACGGTCCTTATATAGAACTGATGTGTGGTGTGTTTACTGATAACCAACCAGATTTTTCCTGGCTCCAACCTTATGAGGAAAAGAGCTTCACCCAGTATTTTATGCCTTATCAGGAGTTGGGAATGGTCAAAAACGCCAACCAGCATGCCATGCTCAATCTGGAAACAGAAGGAGAGAAGGCTTGTCTCAAAGTATATACCACTGCTTTCTTCCCAAACACACGGCTGTTACTATACGCGGAGGAAAAATTGATCTGGGAAGATAAGTATGACTTTGCTCCGGGTACGGTATATCAGCAGGAAATTAGTATCCATGATTCCTCAACTGAAGAGCTGAAAGTAGTGATTCTGAAAGAAAACCAGCGAGAGTTAATTTCTTGGAAGCCTGAAAAATCAGATAAAACCGAAATTCCCGAAGCTGCCAAAGCAGCACTGGAACCTGAGCAAATTGATAGCAACGAACTGCTTTATCTGAATGGGCTGCATCTGGAGCAGTACCGCCATGCCACCTATCAGCCTACCGATTATTATACGGAAGCACTGCGCCGGGATCCTTCAGACGTTCGTAACAACATTGCTTTAGGCTTATGGCTGATGCGGAGGGCACAATTTAAAGAGGCAGAACAACACTTTCGTAAGGCTATTGAGACATTGACTTTAAGAAATCCTAATCCATATGATGGAGAAGCTTTTTATCAATTAGGGATATGCCTGAAGATGCAAAACAGGCTTCAGGAGGCCTATGATTGGCTGTATAAGGCCTGTTGGAATGCCGCCTGGCAAAATGCCGCTTATTTCCATCTGGCACAAATAGATGCACAGCGAGAAGATTGGGAAAAGGCTTTGGGACATGTAGAACAGTCGCTAATCAGGAATAGTCACCATCATCATGCGCGGCATCTGAAATTAATTTTGCTCAGAAAGCTAGGAAAATTAGAGGGGGCTATAAGTTTTGCGACTTCATCTCTAAAATTAGATGCTTTTAATCTGGGGGCATTATATGAAAAATATTTAGTGACTAAGAGTTCTCAACTCCTGGATCAATTTAGATCTCTCATTCGTAATCATTCATTTAATTTCGCCGAGTTTGCCCTGGATTATGCCCATGCTGGCTGCTACGAAGAAGCCACTGAGATATTGTCTTTGCACCAGCCAGCAAAGGACCGTCCTAATCCTTTGCTGGCCTATTATAAAGCCTGGTTTGCCATAAAAAATGAGGAAGTAGAAGCAAAATCCTATTATCAAGAGGCGGGGAAGCAATCACCGGACTTTGGTTTTCCCAATCGTCTGGAAGAAGTATTGGCATTACAGCAGGCGCTTGACATCAACCCCCAGGACTATAGAGCGTATTATTTTCTGGGCAACTTTTATTATGCTTACCGTCAGCATCAGCAAGCCATTTTGCATTGGGAAAAAGCAGCTGCATTAGGGGATGACAATCCGATCACCTACCGCAATCTTGCGCTGGCCTATTTTAATCAACTAAATCAGCTGGAAAAAGCATTACAATTCTTGGAAAAGGCTTTCGGCATGGACGAAGGTTCTGCCAGGCTGTTGATGGAACTGGATCAGTTGTACAAAAGATTGAATTATGATCCACAGAAAAGGCTCAGCTTTCTGGAAAAATACCCAAAACTGGTGGATTTCAGAGATGATCTTTATCTGGAAAGAATCACGCTTTACAACACTTTAGGGAAGTATAAAAAAGCCATGGAACTTCTCAACAGCCGTAAATTTCATCCCTGGGAAGGAGGAGAAGGTAAGGTGCCGGGCCAATATATCTACAGCCGTATCGGTTTGGCATATCAGCACTTTCAGCAAGAACAGTTTGAACAGGCCATAGTACATCTGTCGGAAGCTCAGACGTACCCTGAAAATCTTGGAGAAGGTAAGCTTTTTGGTGCCCAGGAAAACGATATATTCTACTGGCTGGGCTGCGCCTATGATGGGCTGAAAGAAAAAGAGAAAGCCAAAGATGCCTGGGGGAAAGCCTCAGTAGGTCTGTCAGAACCTGAGCCAGCCATCTTTTATAATGATCAGCAGCCCGACAAAATCTTTTATCAAGGACTGGCATTGTTAAAACTCAACCGACGGGAGGAAGCAAACTGTCGCTTTAACAAATTGATTTCCTTTGCCGAACAGCACTATTCGCAAAAGGTAAAAATTGACTATTTCGCTGTTTCGCTTCCTGACCTTTTGCTGTGGGAAGAAGATCTGCAGGCCAGAAACACACTATTTTGCTATTACCTGATGGGCCTGGGGCATCTTGGGCTGGGGCACACAGAACAAGCGATACAATATTTACAGAATGCCAGGGAAATAGATGTACACCATCAGGGAGTACATTGGCATCATCTGATAGCTTCAGATAATATTACAAAACCTCATTCGGTCTAA